The following coding sequences are from one Prochlorococcus sp. MIT 0604 window:
- the accC gene encoding acetyl-CoA carboxylase biotin carboxylase subunit has product MVEKVLIANRGEIALRIVRSCRELGIATVAVFSTVDKKALHVQLADEAVCVGDSLSNKSYLNIPNILAAATSRGVDAIHPGYGFLAENDKFAEMCNDHGIVFIGPSPKAIRSMGDKSTAKETMEAVGVPTVPGSKGLLSNVDEAYKLADDIGYPVIIKATAGGGGRGMRLVENSDNLEKMFKAAQGEAEAAFGNDGLYMEKFIKKPRHVEIQILADRSGNVVHLGERDCSVQRRHQKLLEESPSPAINTELRKKMGNAAIAAAKSIGYEGAGTVEFLVDDDNNFYFMEMNTRIQVEHPVTEMVTGVDLIAEQIKIASGANLEFNQDDIHLNGHAIECRINAEDPSHNFRPSPGKITGWLPPGGPGVRVDSHVYTGYEIPPFYDSLIGKLIVWGKDRNTAIKRMNRALNECAVTGIPTTINFHLTLLNKSKFKQGKIHTKYVEEELLPNY; this is encoded by the coding sequence GAAGTTGTAGAGAATTAGGTATTGCAACCGTTGCAGTTTTTAGCACTGTAGATAAAAAAGCATTGCATGTTCAGCTTGCTGATGAGGCGGTTTGCGTCGGAGATTCATTAAGTAATAAGAGTTATTTAAATATTCCAAATATACTTGCTGCTGCTACATCGAGAGGAGTTGATGCTATTCATCCTGGTTATGGCTTTCTTGCGGAAAATGATAAATTTGCTGAGATGTGTAATGATCACGGCATAGTTTTTATTGGTCCATCTCCTAAAGCTATTAGATCTATGGGAGATAAATCTACAGCTAAAGAAACAATGGAAGCAGTTGGAGTTCCAACAGTACCTGGTAGTAAAGGCTTGTTATCAAATGTTGATGAGGCTTATAAATTGGCAGATGATATTGGCTATCCAGTAATTATTAAAGCGACTGCTGGAGGAGGTGGAAGAGGTATGAGGTTGGTTGAAAACTCTGATAATCTAGAAAAAATGTTTAAAGCAGCTCAAGGCGAAGCAGAAGCAGCTTTTGGTAACGATGGTTTATATATGGAGAAATTTATAAAGAAGCCAAGACATGTAGAAATTCAAATTTTGGCCGACAGGTCGGGTAATGTTGTTCATTTAGGAGAGCGAGATTGTTCAGTTCAAAGAAGACATCAGAAGTTGCTAGAAGAGTCTCCCAGTCCTGCAATTAACACTGAGCTAAGAAAAAAAATGGGGAACGCAGCTATTGCTGCTGCAAAAAGTATCGGCTACGAAGGAGCGGGGACAGTTGAATTTTTAGTTGATGATGATAATAATTTTTATTTTATGGAGATGAATACTAGGATTCAAGTTGAACATCCAGTTACTGAAATGGTTACAGGAGTTGATTTAATAGCAGAGCAAATTAAAATCGCAAGCGGAGCAAATTTGGAATTTAATCAGGATGATATCCATTTAAATGGTCATGCCATTGAATGTAGAATCAACGCTGAAGATCCTTCTCACAATTTCCGACCATCACCTGGAAAAATAACTGGGTGGCTTCCTCCCGGTGGCCCTGGTGTAAGGGTGGATAGTCATGTGTATACAGGCTATGAAATACCTCCTTTCTATGACTCATTAATTGGTAAATTAATAGTCTGGGGAAAAGATCGTAATACAGCAATTAAACGTATGAATAGGGCTTTAAATGAATGTGCGGTCACTGGTATTCCTACAACAATCAACTTTCATCTAACTTTACTGAATAAATCTAAATTTAAGCAGGGTAAAATACATACTAAATATGTAGAAGAAGAATTATTGCCAAATTACTGA
- a CDS encoding YggT family protein: protein MLVNSLQILDISLGISLSYLTIVFLIRLILTWYPKIDLSKGLWLLISIPSSSILNLTRKLIPPIGGVDVGPVIWIGVISFLREILVGQQGLIKLALHSHIS, encoded by the coding sequence TTGCTTGTAAACTCTCTTCAAATTTTAGATATTAGTTTAGGAATTTCTCTCTCATATCTAACTATAGTTTTTCTAATAAGATTAATACTTACTTGGTACCCAAAAATTGATTTAAGTAAAGGTTTATGGTTATTAATTTCAATACCATCAAGCTCCATTCTTAATTTAACAAGAAAACTAATTCCTCCTATTGGAGGTGTTGATGTTGGACCCGTAATTTGGATCGGAGTTATAAGCTTTTTAAGAGAAATTTTAGTCGGTCAGCAAGGGCTTATAAAACTTGCATTACATTCTCATATTTCATAG
- the psbX gene encoding photosystem II reaction center X protein — MFQISNLLLAADFSAEVANNSAVGMIGSFIAAALLIVIPATAFLIFVSQKDSLDRTSTGRR, encoded by the coding sequence GTGTTTCAAATCTCAAATTTATTACTAGCCGCAGATTTTTCTGCTGAAGTCGCAAATAATTCAGCAGTTGGAATGATAGGTAGTTTTATTGCGGCTGCCTTACTTATCGTTATTCCAGCCACTGCATTTTTGATTTTTGTCAGCCAGAAAGATTCCCTCGATCGTACTTCTACTGGAAGACGCTAG
- a CDS encoding Ycf66 family protein, producing the protein MVNASLNWASIVGIVLAVCGGGLYFLRSFKPALARDYDVFFAAIGLLCGGILFFQGWRLDPILQFGQFLLAGTTVFFAYESVRLRGVATDQARRSSYFDDDPISDGPRNSRGRFNDDYDRFEESERPSRRFKPQEDEFEEDYMEGRSRRRNVSRAIPSAAASRSRPSTREISQFENDESIRRRRQTSEDRNSKQPETNNFGQRRNLSRDEVKTGSRPRMNRTVSRQDNISAPNDSSPLRKKPSRSPIRQQTSTAQVEDASFKDINQSKKTRESRRASSSARSSAKNQTGRYSVGTNKKKPRDNSSRFDD; encoded by the coding sequence GTGGTCAATGCTAGTCTCAATTGGGCCAGTATTGTTGGTATAGTTCTCGCGGTATGTGGAGGAGGCCTTTATTTCTTGAGGTCCTTTAAGCCTGCCTTGGCAAGGGATTATGATGTTTTCTTCGCAGCAATTGGACTTTTGTGCGGAGGAATATTATTTTTTCAAGGCTGGAGGTTAGATCCTATTCTTCAGTTTGGTCAGTTTTTACTTGCAGGAACTACAGTTTTTTTCGCATATGAAAGTGTGCGATTGAGGGGAGTTGCTACTGATCAAGCTCGAAGATCATCTTATTTTGATGATGATCCTATTTCTGATGGTCCCAGAAATTCTAGAGGCCGATTTAATGATGATTACGATAGGTTTGAAGAATCTGAAAGACCATCCAGAAGATTTAAACCTCAAGAAGATGAATTTGAAGAAGACTATATGGAGGGTAGATCTCGTAGGAGGAATGTTTCAAGAGCGATACCTTCTGCTGCAGCAAGTAGAAGTAGGCCATCTACAAGGGAAATAAGTCAGTTTGAAAATGACGAATCTATAAGAAGGAGAAGACAGACTTCTGAAGATAGAAATAGTAAACAACCCGAAACAAATAACTTTGGTCAAAGAAGAAATTTATCTCGCGATGAAGTTAAAACAGGGTCTAGACCCAGAATGAATCGTACAGTTTCTAGACAAGATAATATCTCTGCTCCTAATGATTCTTCTCCATTAAGAAAGAAACCTTCAAGATCCCCTATTAGGCAACAAACTTCAACTGCTCAAGTAGAAGATGCTTCTTTCAAAGATATTAATCAATCCAAAAAAACACGTGAGAGTCGAAGAGCAAGCTCCTCAGCTAGATCAAGTGCAAAAAATCAAACTGGTAGGTATAGCGTTGGAACAAACAAAAAGAAACCTAGAGATAATAGCTCTAGATTCGACGATTAA
- a CDS encoding chlorophyll a/b-binding protein: MNSKEEQTNSEATNLENKSFIEEQKDPNQINEQIEDNKLDEKSIEIKDEYKFGWSSYSEITNGRFAMIGFLAIILIELLSRQSFLKWAGIL, encoded by the coding sequence ATGAATTCTAAAGAAGAACAAACTAACTCAGAAGCCACTAATTTAGAGAATAAGAGTTTTATAGAAGAGCAAAAAGATCCGAATCAAATCAATGAACAAATTGAGGACAATAAATTAGATGAAAAATCCATAGAAATTAAAGATGAATATAAATTTGGATGGAGTAGTTATTCGGAAATAACTAATGGAAGGTTCGCAATGATTGGCTTCCTTGCAATAATATTAATTGAATTATTAAGTCGACAATCGTTTTTAAAATGGGCAGGAATCTTATAA